A region from the Corylus avellana chromosome ca7, CavTom2PMs-1.0 genome encodes:
- the LOC132188554 gene encoding peroxisomal membrane protein 11C codes for MSTLDVARAELALVVLYLNKAEARDKICRAIQYGSKYLSNGEPGTAQNVDKSTSLARKVFRLFKFVNDLHALISPTPAGTPLPLVLLGKSKNALLSTFLFLDQIVWLGRTGIYKNKDRADVIGRISLFCWMGSSICTTLVELGELGRLSASMKKIEKQLKKDDKYQNEEYRAKLKKSNERSLALIKAGMDIVVAVGLLQLAPKKVNPRVTGAFGFVSSLISCYQLLPSPPKSKAS; via the exons ATGAGTACGCTGGATGTAGCTAGGGCAGAACTTGCTCTcgttgttttgtatttgaacaAGGCAGAAGCCAGGGACAAGATATGCAGGGCAATACAATATGGTTCCAAATACTTGAGTAATGGAGAGCCTGGTACAGCCCAAAATGTTGACAAATCAACCAGCTTGGCACGGAAGGTCTTCCGTCTTTTCAAG TTTGTCAATGACTTGCATGCTCTTATCAGTCCAACTCCGGCAGGAACTCCCCTTCCCCTTGTTTTGCTCGGAAAG TCCAAAAACGCGTTACTGTCCACATTCTTGTTTCTTGATCAAATTGTGTGGCTTGGGAGGACAGGCATTTATAAG AACAAGGATCGGGCTGACGTGATTGGCCGCATCTCTCTTTTCTGTTGGATGGGTTCTTCGATTTGTACCACTTTGGTTGAG CTTGGGGAGCTTGGAAGACTTTCTGCATCAATGAAGAAGATAGAAAAGCAACTTAAGAAAGACGATAAATATCAA AATGAGGAATACCGTGCCAAacttaaaaaatcaaatgagaGGTCTTTGGCCCTAATTAAAGCTGGCATGGATATAGTGGTAGCTGTTGGGCTGCTTCAATTGGCACCTAAGAAAGTTAACCCCCGTGTAACTGGAGCCTTTGGATTTGTTTCCTCGCTAATCTCTTGTTATCAG TTGCTTCCATCGCCGCCAAAGTCCAAGGCATCCTGA